A genomic region of Pseudoalteromonas rubra contains the following coding sequences:
- a CDS encoding sugar ABC transporter substrate-binding protein, which translates to MSGRLSLTLLLMLMTSLFSSLGYTNQKPQQSLTIAIGLENYDFKPLFAEFTRKTGIQVKVVEFENNTLKSELLLRASNNALPDGIIVPADYMGLTALNLSAVPDDWLSTHLIEQVKSNIKANGTTLGVPIVFGNHLMLYYNRTLVSQPARSWQQLRTQQQAQGVEISWNYYEMYWFRAFLGTFGTPLILNGHVNLDTPAMIRALRWYKSLKEEDWLDVECNYECTVNRFLASEVAYTINGSWMFQRFSEHFADKLGVAQLPSLNDAPMRSYFSSHVMAFPNNALSGPKRAELKRLSEFLQSLPVQTNFWSSINALPVDKRALDTLKIQSIAQVEALITTLEYTQPMPNEAQMAFVWEAMLKGLTRHLAGVLDEQQAAHFMQHIVEKSISYEQEKKPGQ; encoded by the coding sequence ATGTCTGGCAGGTTAAGTTTGACTCTTCTACTCATGCTGATGACGAGCCTGTTCAGTAGTTTGGGGTACACCAATCAGAAACCACAACAATCGTTGACCATTGCTATCGGATTAGAAAATTACGACTTTAAGCCCCTGTTTGCCGAATTCACCAGAAAAACGGGTATCCAAGTTAAGGTGGTTGAATTTGAAAATAACACCCTCAAATCGGAGTTATTGCTCCGTGCCAGTAATAATGCGTTACCCGACGGCATCATAGTTCCTGCGGATTACATGGGACTGACAGCACTCAACTTATCCGCAGTGCCTGACGACTGGCTGTCCACACACCTGATAGAACAAGTAAAATCCAACATCAAAGCCAACGGCACAACACTTGGCGTACCTATCGTTTTTGGCAATCACCTGATGCTGTATTATAACAGAACGCTGGTAAGCCAACCTGCTAGAAGCTGGCAACAACTCCGCACACAGCAGCAAGCTCAGGGTGTTGAGATAAGCTGGAATTATTATGAGATGTACTGGTTTAGGGCATTTCTGGGCACCTTTGGTACGCCACTGATTTTAAATGGTCATGTGAATCTGGACACACCGGCGATGATCCGCGCTCTGCGTTGGTATAAGTCGCTCAAAGAAGAAGACTGGCTAGACGTAGAATGTAACTATGAATGCACAGTTAATCGATTTTTGGCTAGCGAAGTTGCCTACACCATCAATGGCTCCTGGATGTTCCAGCGCTTCTCCGAGCATTTTGCGGACAAATTAGGGGTCGCACAATTGCCCAGCCTGAATGATGCACCTATGCGCTCCTACTTTTCATCACATGTCATGGCCTTTCCCAATAATGCCCTGTCGGGCCCCAAAAGAGCAGAACTTAAACGCTTATCTGAATTCTTACAATCTCTGCCGGTACAAACCAACTTTTGGTCGTCAATTAATGCTCTGCCTGTCGATAAGCGAGCATTAGACACATTAAAAATACAAAGCATTGCACAGGTTGAAGCGCTTATCACAACACTGGAATACACTCAGCCGATGCCCAACGAAGCACAAATGGCCTTTGTGTGGGAAGCCATGTTGAAAGGCCTGACACGCCACCTTGCTGGCGTGCTTGATGAACAACAGGCCGCCCATTTCATGCAACATATCGTAGAAAAGTCGATTAGCTATGAGCAAGAAAAAAAACCTGGTCAGTGA